From the genome of Ralstonia insidiosa:
CGGCCATCCGCCAGCATGGCGAACGCGCTGCGCAGATCGTTGGCATCCACCACGCGCACCGTCATGCCGCTCTCGTTGAGCTTGCGTGCCAGTTCAGCATTGGTCGACCCACGCGCCGCCACCACCGTCTTGCCGTTCAGGTCTTCCCACTGCTGGATGCCCGAATTCGCCTTGACCAGCATGCGGCCCTTGGTGATGTAGTGCGGAATGGTGAAGGCCACCTTCTCGCGGCGATCCGGCGAGTTGTTGGTCGAGCCGCATTCCATGTCGGCCTTGCCCGAGGCGATCACGTCCATACGGGTGGCGGCCGTCACCGGCACGTACTGCACCTTCAGGTCCGGGCGCTTGAGCGAGGTGCGCAGCGAATCGATCAGCCGTGAGCAGATGTCGATCGTGTAGCCGACCGGCTTGCTGCCGTCGAGGTACGAGAACGGGATGGAGTCTTCACGGTAGGCCACGTGCACCGTGCCGGAATCGCGGATGCGATCGAGCGTCGGGGTAGCGGCCATTGCGTTGGAAGCAGAAACAGCAAAGAACGCCGCAGGAACGGCAAGCGCGGCCAGCAGCCACGTGCGCGCAGGGAACAGCATCGTCAAAGGTCCTAGGAGAGGGTTAGGGCTATCTGGGCACGGCTGACCGTGTCGCTGCCCTGTCGACGCGGCCATCTGAGCAATCGTTTGCTGGGCGGGGCCCGGCTCGATTGCGCAGAACTGGCTTGCGCGCCGCCACTCCCCCGGGGAATGCCAAAACGTGAAGCAATGTCACGCGCCGCCATGGGCGCGCATTATGGCCTGATTGCGGGTATACCCTCAAGCACCTTCGCGGTGCATGGATTCCGGGTGTTGCGTCAGTCCGCCACCTTGTCGGTCGGGAACTTGAACGAGTCGCGCAGCAGGAAGCTCATCGGAATCTCCAGCTTGACGCCGTTGGGCGGAATGGGCTGCTGGAACCACTTCTTGTAGAGCTTCTCGGCCTCGCCATCGAGGATCGTGCGTGACATTGCCAGGTCGATCACCTTCTTGAACTCGGTATCGTCTTTGCTCAGCATGATCGCGTACGGCGCCACCGCCAGGTTGCTGCCGACCACCACGTAGTCCGCCGGGTTGGGCGAGGTGGCCCGAAAGCCAAAGAGCAGCACGTCGTCCATCGCAAAGGCGTCAGCCTTGCCGGCGGCCACCATGCCGAAGGCCTCGGCGTGGTCCTTGGCCTCGATCACGTTGACCTTGAGCACACGCGCATCGGCCATCGCCTTGATCTGCCCGCCGTTGGTGCTGCCGCGTGTGGACACCACCGTCTTGTTGTTGAGGTCTTCCCAGCGGTGGATGCCCGAGCTGGTCTTCACCAGCATGCGGCTGCTGGCAATGTAATGCGGGATAGTGAACGCTACCTTTTCACGCCGCTCACGCGTGTTGTTGGTGGAGCCGCATTCCAGGTCCGCCCTGCCCTCGGTGATGGCGGCGATGCGCGTGGCGGGTGTCACGGCCACGTATTCCACCTTCAGCACCTTCAGGTCGGGTCGCTTGACCGCCACCTTGATCGCGTCGACCAGCCGCGCACACAGGTCGATCGAATACCCCATCGGCTTGCCGCCGTCGAGATAGGAAAACGGTACGGAGTTCTCCCGATACGCCAGCCGGACAATGCCGGTGTCGCGGATGCGGTCAAGCACGGGGGATGCAGCCAACGCCTGGAATGCGCACAACGCCAGGCCGGCCGCGAGCAAGGCGCGGGTCGGGTGCGGCACGTGGGATGTCTCCTGTTTGTTTGTTCTTTTTGTGCCGGGCGTGGGCGCACGGCCCACCTACCCTAGGCGATGCAGACTTTCATCGTGCTTTCACGCGGTTTGTGCTTCACGGATTCTTCACACGGGCCACGCGCGTTGCAGCACGGCGCCCAGTTCCTGCGCGTGCCCATCGAGCGTGCCGAACACCCGGCCATGCTGATGGTGGAAGCGGCTGGCGATGAAGCGCTCGGCGTCCTCCGGGTGGGCGTGAGACAGCATCAGCGCAGCTTGCGCCGTGAGTGCCAACCCCTGCGCGATGCGGCGTGCGGAGGTCTCCTGGATGTCGCCCGGCTGATGCAGCATCGCCTGCAGCGCGGCCAGTTCGGCGCGCACGGCACGGTGCCCCTGCGCGCGCTCGCCAATGTCCTGCAGCAGGCGCAGCGCATCGTCCGGCGTGCGGGCGATGGCGCGCAGCACGTCCAGGCACATCACGTTGCCCGAGCCTTCCCAGATGGAGTTGACCGGTGCCTCGCGGTAAAGGCGCGCCATCGGGCCCTCTTCCACGTAGCCGTTGCCGCCCCAGACTTCCATCGCCTCGCCCGTGGCTTCGATGGCGCGTTTGCAGACCCAGAACTTGGCGGCGGGTGTGACGATGCGTTTCCAGGCGGCGGCCAACGGGTCGGCCTCCGCACGCTCGAAGGCGCTGCCGAGTTCCATCATGAGCAGGGTCGCAGCTTGTGACTCGAGCGCAAGGTCGGCCAGCACGTTGCGCATGAGCGGCTGATCGGCCAGCAAGCGGCCGAACGCCATGCGGTGCCGCGCGTGGTGCAGCGCCTGCATCAGCGCATGGCGCAGGATGCCTGCGCTGCCGATCACGCAGTCAAGCCGCGTGTGTGTCGCCATCTCGATGATGGTCGGAATGCCGCGCCCTTCCTCGCCAATGAGGATGCCCTCCGCGCCGCGGAATTCCACCTCGCTGCTGGCGTTGGAGCGGTTGCCGAGCTTGTCTTTCAGGCGCTGGATCTGGATGGGGTTCTTGCTGCCGTCATCGCGAAAGCGCGGCACGAAGAAGCACGACAGCGGGCCGTCTTCCGCGCCCATGCGCGCGACCACCAGGTGCGCATCGCACATCGGTGCGGAGAAGAACCACTTGTGCCCGGTGATGGCGTAGGTGGCGCCGCGTCCCTCGCCGCGCAAAGGCGTGGCCACCGTGGTGTTGCTGCGCACATCCGATCCGCCTTGTTTTTCGGTCATGCCCATGCCGATGAGGATGGCTGTCTTCTGGCGCCACGGCAGGTCGCGTGCGTCGTGTTCGCGGGCGAAGAGGCGCGGGGCGAGATCGGCAAACAGCGCGGTCTCTTTCTGCAGCACGGGGATGCTGGCGAACGTCATCGTCGCCGGGCATAGCGTGCCGGATTCGATCTGCGCCTGCATGTAGTAGCCCGCTGTGCGCGCGGCCCATGCGCCGGGGCGCGGGTTGGCAAACGGCAGGGCTTGCAGGCCCTGGCTGCGCATCAGGCCGAGCAGCGCGTGCCACGCGGGGTCGAAGCGGATGCTGTCGATGCGCTCGCCGGTGCGGCTGTGGGTGTGGAGTTCGGGGTGGTACTGGTTGGCTTCGGTGGCCCACCGCAGGGTCTCGGGGGCGCCGAGCTGGTCACCGAAGGCTTGCAGCGCGCTGGCGTTCCAGCCGCCACCCAGGCGTTCGAGTGCGCCTTGCAGCGTGGTGTCGGACGTGAAGGGATTGAAGCCGGTCAGGTCCGGGACCTGGTTGAAGACGCGGTGCGTGGCCTCGGTGGGCATTGGGGGGTCTCCTGGGGTGTCGCTGTCGGTTGTGGGTCCATGGTAGGCCTCTCGTGAAGCGATTGGAAACCGGCCCATCTCAGCCCTGCCCGCTCTTCACCGCTTACACGTGACTGCGCAATACACGTCGCCGCTGCCGTGTTGCGACGGGTTGACCCAAGCCCCCCGTTTGGTGCCGAAGGTCTGCTGAGGAATCGCATTCGCGTTGCAATATGTCGCATCGATTTACTCAGGAAATAAAAAATAATGGGGGATGGATATTTTTGCGAACAATGGTCCTGGCGTCTCAAGCGCTGGTCACGCTGTCTCAATATGCGCTGTTTCATGCGGTCATGACACCCTGAAAAGGTCATCGAAACCGCATAAATCATTGTCTGATAAGGGTTTTTGCGGGGCGCTTGTGTTGACTGGGTAAGTGGCTTTTTCTAGTATCGCGTCCGGAATGGATGTGCACGTGAAAATAAAAAGGCCGCATCGATTCACGGGGGATTTTTAACGGGTCATTCACAGCGAACAACGATTGTGTCGTGGTGTATTACACAATGGGTTGTCGGTGTTGAATTCCGCATGCCTTTCCCCTGCAACGGGGGAGCCTGATGGCAATCAGGTCTGAGTTTCCCCGAACGCAAAAGAAATCAGCCCGCAACACAGCGGGCGAACGAGGGAGTCATGCGCGTGCTGACACAACACAGCCCGTTGGGCCGGCGTGGGGATGCCAGGTGGTCGATCTTCTGGCGCCTGGGCATGACGGCGCCGGTGTGGGGAGGGAGCCGTACCGTGTCCCCGTGGCTTGCGCGAGCGCATCGCCGCACGGGGTGGAGATGGCTGCGCGCGCTGATGGTGATGCTCGTACTGTGGGCGCCCGCCTCCGCGGCTTGGGCGATCTGCAACATCAACTGGAACATCCAGGACTCGGAAAAGCAGGGGAACGGCGTGTACAGGCGGGAACTGACGTCCGCCGAATACGCCGCGTGCGATCCGAACGCGTCCAACGGCATCTTTTCCAACTCCCAGGGCGATACCTTTCCGGTGACTGCGCTGGATGGTTCGTCGCTGTTCGTCGACGTGCGTGCCCTTGATCACGAATATCTGGTGTTCACGCCCGCGGCCGGCAACAAGGGGCCATGGACGTTCACCCTCTACGGGTGCTCGAGCGGCAACTCTTGCTACCCCTATAACAGCTTCGTGCTCGTCAACGTTACGACGCCCCCACCACCCACCGTGACGGCCGTAAGCCCGAGCGCCGGACCGCTTGCCGGCGGGATTCCCATCACCATCACCGGTACCGGTTTCACCGGCGCCACCGTGGTCTTTTTCGGTGCCAAGAGCGCTCCGAGCTTCAATATCGACAGCGCCACACAAATCACGGCGGTGGCGCCGTCCGGCAACAACGTTGTCGACGTGGCGGTCGGGACGCCCGTTGGCACCAGCAGCATCAGCGCGGCGGACCGGTTTACCTACACGGCGGCACCGATGGCCGGCCCGACCAGCACCACCGTGGCACACGGCAGCACCAACAACACCGTTCCACTGAGCGTCATGGGTGTGCCGACCAGTTCGACCGTCTCCACGCAGGCCACCCACGGCACGGCCACCGCTTCGGGCTTGAACATTACTTACACGCCCAACGCGTCGTATTCGGGCACCGATACGTTTGCCTACACGGTCACCAATGCGGGCGGCACGTCCGCGCCGGCCACCGTCACAGTCACCGTGTCGAGTGCAACGGTCACCTATGCGCCATCGTCGCCGGCAGCCGGCACGGTGGGCACGTCCTATCTCCAGACGCTGGCCCCGGCGGCCAGTGGCGGCACGGGGCCGTATACCTATGCGATGGCCACGGGGGCGCTCCCCGCCGGCCTGACGTTGAACAGCAACGGCACGCTGTCGGGCACGCCCACGGCGGCCGGCACGTTCAACTTCACGGTCGCAGCCACGGACAGCAGCACCGGCACCGGTCCGTTCTCGGCCACGAGCGGCCCGCTCACGCTGACCATCAATGCGCCGACGATCAGCGTGTCGCCCGCGTTGCTCAGCAACGCGACGGTTGCTTCTGCCTACAGTCAGAGCCTGTCGGCCAGCGGTGGCACCTCGCCGTACACCTTTACTGTCTCGACGGGCAGTTTGCCGGCGGGCGTGACGCTGTCGTCCAATGGCACGCTGTCAGGCACGCCCACGGCGGGCGGCACGTTCAACTTCACCGTGACAGCCCAGGACAGCTCAACCGGCATCGGCCCCTATACGGGCAGCAGGGCGTATTCGCTGAACGTTGCTACGCCCACGCTGTCGATTGCGCCGACCTCGGGCGCGCTGAGCGCCACGGCTGGCCAGGCCTACAGCCGCACCTTCACTGCCGGCGGTGGTACAGCGCCGTATGGCTACACCATCAGCGCATTGCCGCCCGGGCTGTCGTTCAACACCGCCACGGGCGTGCTGTCCGGCACGCCCACTGCCCTGGGTGCGACGACTTTTACGGTGACTGCCACCGACAGCTCGACGGGGACCGGGCCGTTCAGTATGTCCGGCACGTATACGTTGACCACCGTTGCGCCCACCATCGTGGTGTCGCCGGCCACGCTGCCCAATCCGGTGGTTGCTACGGCTTACAGCCAAGCCATCACCGCCAGCGGCGGCGCCGGGCCGTACACGTATGCCATCACGGCGGGCAGTCTGCCGGCCGGCCTGACCCTGTCATCCGGCGGTACGTTGTCGGGCACGGCAACCGCGGGCGGCACGTTCAACTTCACGATCAAAGCGACGGACGCCAACGGTTTCTCGTCCTCCGGTGTGTACGCGATCGTTGTGGGCTCGCCTACGCTGTCGATCACGCCGTCGTCCGGCAGCCTGAACGCCACGCTCAGCCAAGCCTTCAGCCAGGTCTTCGCTGGCAGCGGTGGCACGGCGCCGTACCACTACGGCATCAGCATCAACACCGGCACGTTGCCAACCGGCCTGGCGTTCAACGCAGCCACCGGCACGCTGGCCGGTACGCCCACGACCGCAGGCACCGTCAACTTCACGATTACCGCCACCGACAGTTCGACGGGGGCCGGGCCGTTCAGCACGTCCGGCACGTATACGCTGACCGCCGTTGCGCCCACCATTTCGGTGTCGCCGGCCACGCTGCCCAGCCCGGCGATCGCCACGGCCTACAGCCAGTTGGTATCGGCCAGCGGCGGTACGGCGCCCTACGCCTACACGGTGACCACCGGCGTGCTGCCGGCCGGCTTGAGCCTGAACGGCAGTACCGGCGCCATCGCCGGCACGCCCATGGCGGGCGGCACGTTCAGCTTCACCGTCACGGCCACTGATGCCAACGGCTATTCCGGCACACGCAACCTGGGCCTGAGCATCGCCGCCACCGCAATCACTGTGAGCCCGGGCAGCCTGTCCGGTGCAACGGTCGGCACGGCCTACTCCCAGAGCGTGACGGCCAGCGGCGGCACGGCGCCCTATACGTACGCCATCACGGCCGGTGCGCTGCCGGCGGGCTTGATGCTCACGTCTACCGGCATGCTGTCGGGCACACCCACGGCCGGCGGCACCTTCAACTTCACCATCACCAGTACCGACAGCAGCACGGGCACCGGGCCGTACTCCGGCAACCATGCCTATACGTTGACGGTAGCGTCGCCCACGATGACGATCACGCCCGCCTCCGGCGCGCTCAACGGCGTGGCAGGCACGGCCTATAACCGCAACTTCAGTGCGAACGGCGGCGTTGGCCCCTACACCTACGTGATGGCGGTCTCCTCCGGCACGATGCCCGCGGGCCTGACCTGGAATGCCAGTACGGCCACGCTGTCGGGCACGCCCACCACGGCCGGCACGGTCAACTTTACGGTGACCGCCACCGACCGCAGCACCGGCAGCGGCCCGTATGTTGTGACGGGCACGTATGCGCTGACGGTGTCGGCACCGACCATCTCGGTGTCGCCGGCCACCTTGCCGTCCCCCGCGATTGCCACGGCCTACAGCCAGACCGTGAGTGCCAGCAGCGGTGCGGCGCCCTACACCTATACGGTGAGTGCCGGTGCACTGCCGGCGGGCCTGAACCTGAACGGCAGCACCGGTGCCATCACCGGCACGCCTACCGCGGGGGGTACGTTCAACTTCACCGTCACGGCCACCGACGCCAACAGCTTCACGGCCAGTCGCGCTTACAGCTTCAACATCGGCGCACCGACGGTGACGGTCAGCCCCGCCGCCATGACGGCCGCCCAGGTCACCACGACCTACAGCCAGACCTTCAGCGCCACGGGCGGCACCGCGCCATACACGTATGCGGTGTCCACCGGTACGCTGCCGGCGGGCCTGAGCCTGAACGCCAGCACCGGCGTGGTCTCGGGCACGCCCACCGCATTGGGCACCAACACTTTCACCGTGCAGGCCACCGACAGCAGCACCGGCACCGGTGCGCCGTATCGCGGCACACGCAGCTACGCGATCGTGGTGGGCCAGGTGATCGGCACCGCGCCGGCTGTGACAGTGACCACGCTGTCCAGCACGCCCGTCACCGTGCACGCGACGGCCAATGCGACAGGCGGGCCGTTCTCGTCCATCGCCATCGTCAGTGCGCCGCCCAGCGGCTCGGTGGTCATCAACGGTCTGGACATCGTCTATACGCCGGCGCTGACCACCTCGGGCGCGGTCAACTTCACCTACGCGCTGATCAACACGGCGGGCACGTCGGCGCCGATTCCGGTCACGGTCAACGTCAACGGGGTGCCGGTTGCGGCGCCGCAGAAGCAAGCCACCACGGCATCTGGCCAGGCGGTGAGCGTGGACCTGACCGAAGGCGCCACGGGCGGCCCGTTCACGGGGGCGACGCTGGTGTCGGTGGTGCCGTCCAACGCGGGCACGGCCAGCATCGTGCAGAAGGCGGTGCAGGCCCCGGCCGGTGTGAAGACCCCGGCCGCCGCCACATCGACCTACCTGCTGAACTTCACGCCGTCGAGCACCTACAGCGGCCCGGCCGTGCTGACGTACACCCTGTCCAACGCGTACGCCACGTCCATGCCGGCCTCCTTGCAGGTGAGTGTGACGGCGCGTAAGGATCCGTCGGCCGATCCGGATGTGGCGGGCCTTATCAACGCGCAGGTCCAGGCGGCACGCCGTTTTGCCACCACGCAGATCGACAACTACAACCGCCGTCTCGAAGCGCTGCACGGCACCGGCCGCGCGCCGTCGGATAACGGTCTGACGGTGGCCCTGCCGGGTGTACGCGCAGCCGATGCGCAGGCGCGTTGCCAGGACGTAGCCGGCATTGCCGCGCGTGACGCCTGCCTGCGCGGTGACGGCCCGGGCCGCTCGCTCACACGCGGCAAGCGCGACCCCGACGCGACGGCCAACAAAGACGACCCGTCCAACGCCGACACCGGCCCCGACCTGCCGGGTGCCGATGCCGCAAGCACCGGTGCAGACAGCACCGACCCGCGCCTCGCGTTTTGGAGCGCCGGTACGCTCGACTTCGGCTTTGCCAACGCGGGGGCGCAGCGCTCGGGCTTCCGCTTTACCACCGGTGGGGTGACGGCGGGTGCGGACTACCGTGTGTCGGATCAGCTCTCGGTCGGTGCGGGCTTCGGCTACGGACGTGATTCCACCGACATCGGCAACGCCGGCACCAAGAGCACGGGTGACAGCTACAGCTTGGCGCTCTACGGCAGCTACCGTCCGCAGCCGTCGCTGTTCGTGGATGGCGTGGCAGGCATCGGCACGCTCAGCTTCGACTCGCGCCGCTGGGTGACGGACGCCAGCGATTTCGCCACCGGCAAGCGCAACGGCCGCCAGATGTTCGCGTCGGTCTCAGCCGGCTATGAACACCGTGATCGCACGTGGTTGATCTCGCCGTACGGCCGCCTGTCGGTGTCGCAATCGACGCTGGATCAGTTCAGCGAATCGGGGGCGGGCATCAACGCGCTGACGTACTTCGAGCAGACGGTGACGACGGTGTCGGGCACGCTGGGCCTGCGCGCGGAGTACGCGCAAAAGACCAAGTGGGGCACGTTCCTGCCGTTCGCTCGCGTGGAGTATCAGCACGACTTCAACGGGCAGAGCAATGCGGGGCTGGCGTATGCGGATCTGGCGTCGGCTGGCCCAGCGTACTACGTGCCGGGCACGCCGTTTGGTCGTGATCGCATGCAGATCGGGCTGGGTACGAAGTTCCGTACCGGGCCGCTCACGTTCGGTCTCGACTACAACGTGATGCTGGGGATGGGTGGTCTGCAGCAGGGGGTGCGGCTGACGTTTAGTGCGCCGTTCTGACGCGGTGTGTGTTTGGCAAAGAGCCAGCCTTCGGGCTGGTTTTTTGTTGGTGGTCCATCCCCTGTATCGGCCCCGGCAGGGGATGAAATAAGGGCTGAGCCGCACCGGTTCAACCCATCGCTGGCTTTTCCCCAGTCAGCAAGTAGTGCATCAACTCCCGCACCGGCCGGATCGCCTCCCCAAACGGCAGCTTGCCTGCGCCGCGGAAAAACAACCCCCGCTCCACATCCCCCCGTAGCGCCTGCGCCAGCTTCAGGTCAATGCAGAACTGCCCCACCTTGCCGATGCCATCCCGCAGCCCGCACGTCTGCAAACAATCGAACCCCTGCAGGCAATCCCGCACCTTGGCCTTGGCCTGCAAGGCGCTCTCACGCGACAGATAACGCGACAACCACGGCGTCATCACCGCACGTGCAGGCAACCCTGCCACGCTGACGAACTCGGCAATGTCGCCATCCTCCGCGCCCGTCAGCACACGCTTGAAGCGCGGGTGCGCATCGCCTTCCTCTGTCACCGCAAACGCCGTGCCGAGCTGCACCGCAGCCGCGCCCTTGTCGAGCCAATGCCGCACCTTCGCATGTGAATCGATGCCGCCGGCCAGGATGATCGGAATCTGCTCCGCCGCCAGCCCCAGCTTGACGAACAGCTCGCGGCATTCGTCCAGCACGCGCGCGAACGAGAACCGCTCGTCACGCAAGTCCTCGATGCGCGCCGCACCCAGATGCCCACCCGCATGCGAGGGATGTTCAATCACCACTGCATCCGGCAACCGTGCCTTCTTCATCCACCGCTTGACCACCACGCCCACGCCACGTGCGTCGGAAAGAATCGGAATGAGCGCCACCTTCGGGTGCTCCGCCGTCATCTCCGGCAGATCGAGCGGCAAGCCCGCGCCCATGACAATCGCATCCGCGCCGCTTTCACACGCCTGCCGCACCAGCGCCGCGTGCGATTCCACGGCCTTCATCACATTCACTGCGATCAGGCCGTTGCCTTGCGCACCCTCGCGCGCGGCCCGGATCTCCCGATCCAGTGCGACGAGGTTGGCCGCGTTGATGGCGTCCTTGTCATGCGATTTCTCAGTCGCAGCGACGAGATCCGCATGGTGATGCCGCAAGTCGATGCTGGCGATGGTGCCCACGCCGCCTTCGCGCGCTACGGCGCCGGCCAGCCGGTGCGCCGAAATACCCACCCCCATCCCGCCCTGCACGATGGGCACGAGGCTGCGCCCCGCGAGTGTGAACCGACGTTCCAGCATGACAACTCCCCTGCGGCTCAACCGCAACATAATGCGATGCAATAGAAAATGGGTTCGAGCGTCGCATAGGTGAAACGCGGCTGGATTGCGC
Proteins encoded in this window:
- a CDS encoding amino acid ABC transporter substrate-binding protein; the encoded protein is MPHPTRALLAAGLALCAFQALAASPVLDRIRDTGIVRLAYRENSVPFSYLDGGKPMGYSIDLCARLVDAIKVAVKRPDLKVLKVEYVAVTPATRIAAITEGRADLECGSTNNTRERREKVAFTIPHYIASSRMLVKTSSGIHRWEDLNNKTVVSTRGSTNGGQIKAMADARVLKVNVIEAKDHAEAFGMVAAGKADAFAMDDVLLFGFRATSPNPADYVVVGSNLAVAPYAIMLSKDDTEFKKVIDLAMSRTILDGEAEKLYKKWFQQPIPPNGVKLEIPMSFLLRDSFKFPTDKVAD
- a CDS encoding acyl-CoA dehydrogenase family protein; translated protein: MPTEATHRVFNQVPDLTGFNPFTSDTTLQGALERLGGGWNASALQAFGDQLGAPETLRWATEANQYHPELHTHSRTGERIDSIRFDPAWHALLGLMRSQGLQALPFANPRPGAWAARTAGYYMQAQIESGTLCPATMTFASIPVLQKETALFADLAPRLFAREHDARDLPWRQKTAILIGMGMTEKQGGSDVRSNTTVATPLRGEGRGATYAITGHKWFFSAPMCDAHLVVARMGAEDGPLSCFFVPRFRDDGSKNPIQIQRLKDKLGNRSNASSEVEFRGAEGILIGEEGRGIPTIIEMATHTRLDCVIGSAGILRHALMQALHHARHRMAFGRLLADQPLMRNVLADLALESQAATLLMMELGSAFERAEADPLAAAWKRIVTPAAKFWVCKRAIEATGEAMEVWGGNGYVEEGPMARLYREAPVNSIWEGSGNVMCLDVLRAIARTPDDALRLLQDIGERAQGHRAVRAELAALQAMLHQPGDIQETSARRIAQGLALTAQAALMLSHAHPEDAERFIASRFHHQHGRVFGTLDGHAQELGAVLQRAWPV
- a CDS encoding amino acid ABC transporter substrate-binding protein; translated protein: MLFPARTWLLAALAVPAAFFAVSASNAMAATPTLDRIRDSGTVHVAYREDSIPFSYLDGSKPVGYTIDICSRLIDSLRTSLKRPDLKVQYVPVTAATRMDVIASGKADMECGSTNNSPDRREKVAFTIPHYITKGRMLVKANSGIQQWEDLNGKTVVAARGSTNAELARKLNESGMTVRVVDANDLRSAFAMLADGRANAFAGDDILLSGMRATSKNPADFAVAGKTQLVSSYAIMLSKQDPEFKKMIDQSMTRLIVDGEVPKLYKKWFQQPIPPNGVNLEVPMSYLLRDSFNTPTDSAGN
- a CDS encoding NAD(P)H-dependent flavin oxidoreductase gives rise to the protein MLERRFTLAGRSLVPIVQGGMGVGISAHRLAGAVAREGGVGTIASIDLRHHHADLVAATEKSHDKDAINAANLVALDREIRAAREGAQGNGLIAVNVMKAVESHAALVRQACESGADAIVMGAGLPLDLPEMTAEHPKVALIPILSDARGVGVVVKRWMKKARLPDAVVIEHPSHAGGHLGAARIEDLRDERFSFARVLDECRELFVKLGLAAEQIPIILAGGIDSHAKVRHWLDKGAAAVQLGTAFAVTEEGDAHPRFKRVLTGAEDGDIAEFVSVAGLPARAVMTPWLSRYLSRESALQAKAKVRDCLQGFDCLQTCGLRDGIGKVGQFCIDLKLAQALRGDVERGLFFRGAGKLPFGEAIRPVRELMHYLLTGEKPAMG
- a CDS encoding putative Ig domain-containing protein; its protein translation is MRVLTQHSPLGRRGDARWSIFWRLGMTAPVWGGSRTVSPWLARAHRRTGWRWLRALMVMLVLWAPASAAWAICNINWNIQDSEKQGNGVYRRELTSAEYAACDPNASNGIFSNSQGDTFPVTALDGSSLFVDVRALDHEYLVFTPAAGNKGPWTFTLYGCSSGNSCYPYNSFVLVNVTTPPPPTVTAVSPSAGPLAGGIPITITGTGFTGATVVFFGAKSAPSFNIDSATQITAVAPSGNNVVDVAVGTPVGTSSISAADRFTYTAAPMAGPTSTTVAHGSTNNTVPLSVMGVPTSSTVSTQATHGTATASGLNITYTPNASYSGTDTFAYTVTNAGGTSAPATVTVTVSSATVTYAPSSPAAGTVGTSYLQTLAPAASGGTGPYTYAMATGALPAGLTLNSNGTLSGTPTAAGTFNFTVAATDSSTGTGPFSATSGPLTLTINAPTISVSPALLSNATVASAYSQSLSASGGTSPYTFTVSTGSLPAGVTLSSNGTLSGTPTAGGTFNFTVTAQDSSTGIGPYTGSRAYSLNVATPTLSIAPTSGALSATAGQAYSRTFTAGGGTAPYGYTISALPPGLSFNTATGVLSGTPTALGATTFTVTATDSSTGTGPFSMSGTYTLTTVAPTIVVSPATLPNPVVATAYSQAITASGGAGPYTYAITAGSLPAGLTLSSGGTLSGTATAGGTFNFTIKATDANGFSSSGVYAIVVGSPTLSITPSSGSLNATLSQAFSQVFAGSGGTAPYHYGISINTGTLPTGLAFNAATGTLAGTPTTAGTVNFTITATDSSTGAGPFSTSGTYTLTAVAPTISVSPATLPSPAIATAYSQLVSASGGTAPYAYTVTTGVLPAGLSLNGSTGAIAGTPMAGGTFSFTVTATDANGYSGTRNLGLSIAATAITVSPGSLSGATVGTAYSQSVTASGGTAPYTYAITAGALPAGLMLTSTGMLSGTPTAGGTFNFTITSTDSSTGTGPYSGNHAYTLTVASPTMTITPASGALNGVAGTAYNRNFSANGGVGPYTYVMAVSSGTMPAGLTWNASTATLSGTPTTAGTVNFTVTATDRSTGSGPYVVTGTYALTVSAPTISVSPATLPSPAIATAYSQTVSASSGAAPYTYTVSAGALPAGLNLNGSTGAITGTPTAGGTFNFTVTATDANSFTASRAYSFNIGAPTVTVSPAAMTAAQVTTTYSQTFSATGGTAPYTYAVSTGTLPAGLSLNASTGVVSGTPTALGTNTFTVQATDSSTGTGAPYRGTRSYAIVVGQVIGTAPAVTVTTLSSTPVTVHATANATGGPFSSIAIVSAPPSGSVVINGLDIVYTPALTTSGAVNFTYALINTAGTSAPIPVTVNVNGVPVAAPQKQATTASGQAVSVDLTEGATGGPFTGATLVSVVPSNAGTASIVQKAVQAPAGVKTPAAATSTYLLNFTPSSTYSGPAVLTYTLSNAYATSMPASLQVSVTARKDPSADPDVAGLINAQVQAARRFATTQIDNYNRRLEALHGTGRAPSDNGLTVALPGVRAADAQARCQDVAGIAARDACLRGDGPGRSLTRGKRDPDATANKDDPSNADTGPDLPGADAASTGADSTDPRLAFWSAGTLDFGFANAGAQRSGFRFTTGGVTAGADYRVSDQLSVGAGFGYGRDSTDIGNAGTKSTGDSYSLALYGSYRPQPSLFVDGVAGIGTLSFDSRRWVTDASDFATGKRNGRQMFASVSAGYEHRDRTWLISPYGRLSVSQSTLDQFSESGAGINALTYFEQTVTTVSGTLGLRAEYAQKTKWGTFLPFARVEYQHDFNGQSNAGLAYADLASAGPAYYVPGTPFGRDRMQIGLGTKFRTGPLTFGLDYNVMLGMGGLQQGVRLTFSAPF